The following DNA comes from Bacillota bacterium.
GTCAAGGTGATGGGAAGGGCCAAGGTTTATGACCGAGTCACCTTGGAGAGTACCTCCGTGGAGGTGATTCCCCGGCCAACGGAATACATCTCCCTTGATGGCAAGACCCGGTGGGATGAGCTGCCTCCTGATATGGGTCTGGCAGAAATTGTGGATGAGGGACAGGACGGGTACCGGGTGGCGGTGTATCGAAACAGCGAGCGAGGGGGACAAAGGGTTCGGGAACTTATCTCCCGAGACTATTATCCACCCACCCCACGGATTGTGGCCGTGGCGCCATTGGTGGGTGAAAGCCCGTGAGAAAAGCCAAAAGCCCGTGCAAGCAGGGAACGAAAGTTTGCTTGACGGGCTTATCCACCTATTGTATAATGACACTATGCCTGACCAATAAATATTCTATGTCCTGATATTGAAATCCTTTGCTATCTCGAAAATTTTCGTCCGAATTTTTTCGTCCTAATTTTTCCTGCCAATGACTGCTTCCGTTTCTTTTTCCCAAAAGGAATTGCCTATAGTTCAGGAGGATGCGACGGGGCCAGTGCATATGCACCGGTTTAAGGCGATATTTGTGCATTTTGAGGAGGACATCCCCCGGTTTGTTGTCTCCCGCAGGCAAGTATGGGCGAGACTTCCGGGTTTCGAAGTTAATACATCCGGGTGGAGGCGATACCATTGACGTCAGCAGTTTACAAAAAGCTATACCAGGATTACTTGGATATGGAAGATGAACAAGTAGTAGAGCTGATTAGGGCCAGCGATGAAAGGGCCCTGGATTACTTGATAAATAAGTATCGAAGCTTTGTTCGAGCCAAAGCCCGCTCATATTTTCTGATCGGGGCTGACCGAGAAGACATAGTTCAAGAAGGCATGATTGGCCTTTATAAGGCCATTCGAGATTTTCGTCCTGATAAATTGGCTTCTTTCCGAGCCTTCGCAGAGCTATGTATCACCCGTCAGATCATTACAGCTATCAAGACTGCCACCCGACAGAAGCATATCCCCCTGAACTCCTATGTATCTTTAAACAAACCGATTTTCGATGAGGATTCCGATCGCACTCTCTTGGATATTCTGTCCGGGGCCAAGGTGTCGGACCCTGAAGAACTAGTCATCAGCCGAGAAGAATTTGTTCATATTGAACGGAAAATGGGAGAGTTCCTCAGTGAACTGGAGTGGAAAGTGCTGATGTTCTATCTCGAGGGCAAGTCCTATCAGGAAATAGCCGACGATCTAAATCGACATGTGAAGTCGGTGGACAATGCGCTGCAGAGAGT
Coding sequences within:
- the sigH gene encoding RNA polymerase sporulation sigma factor SigH, whose translation is MEDEQVVELIRASDERALDYLINKYRSFVRAKARSYFLIGADREDIVQEGMIGLYKAIRDFRPDKLASFRAFAELCITRQIITAIKTATRQKHIPLNSYVSLNKPIFDEDSDRTLLDILSGAKVSDPEELVISREEFVHIERKMGEFLSELEWKVLMFYLEGKSYQEIADDLNRHVKSVDNALQRVKRKLERYLDQRDERATG